In Dysidea avara chromosome 3, odDysAvar1.4, whole genome shotgun sequence, a single window of DNA contains:
- the LOC136250100 gene encoding THO complex subunit 1-like, translating into MAGLSDLKASFLQLLQKREVTVQQVTELYNSLQGLDADKKSILEQAFRDVTRDSMVKDKGSYSSYVSLSIQSAEKGVCLHTLPFILLGDVLDSVTLEQCKQVFTFMESQVHVWVAPAFYSAGKHLLLRMCNDILRRLSRSQNTVFCGQIQLFLVNLFPLSEKSALNLMSHFNLDNVTQYSKRASDKEDYPIDYNLYSKLWSLQDFFRLPVQCYSADKWKTFTESLTDVMEAFASYKLEDTSGSRKQKEALPPAVIDDSHYFAKYLTSERLMHLQLGDNHFRRHFLIQILVIFDYLTTEVKFKAANHVLSDAQQKWVQETTAKVYQLLEETPPNGPVFTAHVKHTLERERNWVSWKNDGCPSFIPDTATTLSVRGRKRQAGDLVSTPLQAKKLDLGNEELSRLWNLNPDNLKACKAENRVYVPELSSFFEEALEQFDPEAQIEDEYKLVNKPNFTWRALRLLSRRSTHFFQGTQATTKTLPDYLTAVIQQTAKDTTS; encoded by the exons ATGGCGGGTTTGTCGGATCTTAAAGCTTCTTTCTTGCAACTGCTACAGAAACGTG AGGTCACTGTACAGCAAGTGACGGAGCTGTACAATTCACTGCAAGGATTAGACGCAGACAAGAAGTCTATTTTGGAACAAGCATTTCGAGATGTCACACGCGATTCCATGGTCAAGGATAAAGGGTCGTATTCTTCCTACGTTTCGTTATCCATACAAAGTGCGGAGAAGGGTGTATGTCTGCACACCCTACCCTTCATTCTCCTCGGTGATGTGCTAGATTCTGTGACACTAGAACAATGTAAACAGGTGTTTACTTTTATGGAGAGCCAAGTGCATGTCTGGGTGGCTCCGGCCTTTTATAGTGCTGGTAAGCATTTGTTATTGCGAATGTGCAATGATATTTTGAGGAGGTTGTCACGTTCACAGAACACTGTCTTCTGTGGACAGATCCAATTGTTTTTGGTGAACCTGTTCCCATTATCTGAAAAGTCTGCCCTAAATTTAATGAGTCATTTTAACTTGGACAATGTGACCCAGTATAGTAAACGTGCCAGTGACAAAGAAGATTATCCCATTGActataacttgtacagcaaacTGTGGTCACTGCAAGATTTCTTCAGACTGCCAGTACAGTGTTACTCAGCTGACAAGTGGAAGACGTTCACTGAGAGCCTGACCGATGTGATGGAGGCTTTTGCTAGCTACAAACTGGAAGATACAAGTGGTAGTAGGAAGCAGAAGGAAGCACTTCCACCAGCAGTTATCGACGATTCACATTATTTTGCCAAGTATCTCACCAGTGAGAGATTAATGCACTTACAACTTGGTGACAATCACTTTCGGCGTCACTTCTTGATTCAAATATTAGTCATATTTGATTACCTCACAACGGAGGTGAAGTTTAAAGCTGCTAACCACGTTCTGTCTGATGCCCAGCAGAAATGGGTACAAGAGACAACAGCTAAGGTGTACCAATTGTTAGAGGAGACACCTCCAAATGGTCCAGTCTTCACCGCCCATGTTAAGCACACCTTGGAGAGGGAGCGCAACTGGGTTAGCTGGAAGAACGATGGCTGTCCCTCCTTCATACCTGATACTGCTACTACACTAAGTGTTCGTGGTAGGAAACGACAAGCTGGGGACTTGGTGAGCACACCTCTACAAGCCAAGAAGTTAGATCTTGGTAATGAGGAATTGAGTCGGCTGTGGAACTTGAATCCAGACAACTTAAAAGCTTGCAAGGCTGAAAATCGTGTCTATGTTCCAGAATTGTCTTCATTCTTTGAGGAAGCTTTGGAACAATTTGATCCAGAGGCTCAAATTGAAGATGAGTACAAACTAGTTAACAAACCAAACTTCACATGGCGAGCTCTTCGATTGTTGTCACGACGTAGCACCCACTTCTTCCAAGGTACACAAGCTACAACAAAGACACTACCAGATTACCTCACTGCAGTCATACAACAAACTGCAAAGGACACGACTAGTTGA
- the LOC136250105 gene encoding nuclear distribution protein nudE-like 1 isoform X1, translated as MSEVEVSSFNSVEEELEYWKRKSLEYCESLQETRAEFDEYQESSRELEVELEAQLEQAERRSNELETTLQRLQEENESLRTKLDSQQNEAYVMISRLEEENVELSSTKEQLWKYVRELEQKNDDLERGKRVTMSSLEDFEQKLNQAFERNAILENELDDKEQLQVMCQRLKDEVRDLRQDMNTQTRKPKTGSPETVRSDREVSQVITRHATPSSKSGIIALLLLLYACVAPVVAQKVPPNTPSTSHYQGQAPLTSSTRLSALNMVGDLLRKVGALESRLNTCRTSISKDATRSHLRNPNLSTADTPHIKRPHRDNNIVPANLVKIAV; from the exons ATGAGTGAAGTGGAAGTGTCGTCGTTCAATAGCGTAGAAGAAGAGTTAGAGTACTGGAAGAGAAAATCGCTCGAATATTGTGAAAG TTTGCAGGAGACGCGAGCAGAATTCGACGAGTACCAGGAGAGCAGTCGTGAATTGGAGGTTGAATTAGAAGCGCAGTTAGAGCAAGCGGAGAGGCGTAGTAACGAGTTAGAGACGACATTACAAAGGTTACAGGAAGAAAACGAGTCTCTTCGG ACCAAATTGGACTCTCAGCAAAATGAGGCGTATGTAATGATAAGCAGGTTGGAGGAAGAGAATGTCGAGTTGTCATCAACAAAGGAACAATTATGGAAGTATGTTAGAGAGTTGGAACAAAAGAACGATGATTTAGAGCGAGGAAAAAG AGTCACGATGTCTTCACTTGAGGATTTTGAACAGAAACTGAACCAG GCATTCGAGCGTAATGCCATTTTGGAGAATGAACTTGATGACAAGGAACAATTACAAGTGATGTGCCAACGATTGAAGGATGAAGTTAGAG ATCTGAGACAAGATATGAATACTCAGACTCGTAAGCCAAAGACGGGATCACCAGAAACTGTAAGAAGTGACCGTGAAGTATCGCAAGTTATCACCAGACATGCTACCCCAAGTAGTAAGTCTGGTATAATAGCATTACTGCTGCTATTATATGCGTGTGTAGCACCAGTGGTGGCTCAGAAAGTGCCCCCTAATACACCATCTACATCACATTATCAAGGACAGGCACCTCTCACTTCATCAACCAGACTATCAGCACTTAACATGGTTGGAGATCTACTGAGAAAAGTTGGG GCATTAGAGTCACGGCTCAATACTTGTCGTACCAGCATTTCTAAGGATGCCACCAGATCACATTTGAGAAATCCTAACCTATCAACAGCAGATACTCCTCA TATTAAAAGACCTCACAGAGACAATAACATTGTTCCAGCAAATCTGGTTAAAATTGCTGTATAA
- the LOC136250105 gene encoding nuclear distribution protein nudE-like 1 isoform X2: MSEVEVSSFNSVEEELEYWKRKSLEYCESLQETRAEFDEYQESSRELEVELEAQLEQAERRSNELETTLQRLQEENESLRTKLDSQQNEAYVMISRLEEENVELSSTKEQLWKYVRELEQKNDDLERGKRVTMSSLEDFEQKLNQAFERNAILENELDDKEQLQVMCQRLKDEVRDLRQDMNTQTRKPKTGSPETVRSDREVSQVITRHATPSTPVVAQKVPPNTPSTSHYQGQAPLTSSTRLSALNMVGDLLRKVGALESRLNTCRTSISKDATRSHLRNPNLSTADTPHIKRPHRDNNIVPANLVKIAV, from the exons ATGAGTGAAGTGGAAGTGTCGTCGTTCAATAGCGTAGAAGAAGAGTTAGAGTACTGGAAGAGAAAATCGCTCGAATATTGTGAAAG TTTGCAGGAGACGCGAGCAGAATTCGACGAGTACCAGGAGAGCAGTCGTGAATTGGAGGTTGAATTAGAAGCGCAGTTAGAGCAAGCGGAGAGGCGTAGTAACGAGTTAGAGACGACATTACAAAGGTTACAGGAAGAAAACGAGTCTCTTCGG ACCAAATTGGACTCTCAGCAAAATGAGGCGTATGTAATGATAAGCAGGTTGGAGGAAGAGAATGTCGAGTTGTCATCAACAAAGGAACAATTATGGAAGTATGTTAGAGAGTTGGAACAAAAGAACGATGATTTAGAGCGAGGAAAAAG AGTCACGATGTCTTCACTTGAGGATTTTGAACAGAAACTGAACCAG GCATTCGAGCGTAATGCCATTTTGGAGAATGAACTTGATGACAAGGAACAATTACAAGTGATGTGCCAACGATTGAAGGATGAAGTTAGAG ATCTGAGACAAGATATGAATACTCAGACTCGTAAGCCAAAGACGGGATCACCAGAAACTGTAAGAAGTGACCGTGAAGTATCGCAAGTTATCACCAGACATGCTACCCCAAGTA CACCAGTGGTGGCTCAGAAAGTGCCCCCTAATACACCATCTACATCACATTATCAAGGACAGGCACCTCTCACTTCATCAACCAGACTATCAGCACTTAACATGGTTGGAGATCTACTGAGAAAAGTTGGG GCATTAGAGTCACGGCTCAATACTTGTCGTACCAGCATTTCTAAGGATGCCACCAGATCACATTTGAGAAATCCTAACCTATCAACAGCAGATACTCCTCA TATTAAAAGACCTCACAGAGACAATAACATTGTTCCAGCAAATCTGGTTAAAATTGCTGTATAA